From Pseudomonas sp. stari2:
TTCGACAACATCGAAGTCCAGCAGATGGCCAACACCCTGCTGACCAAATGGCAGATGACCGAGCGCGCGTCGTTGCAAATGCATCACCTCGAACATTTGGTTGACCAGCGCACCGCCCAGTTCAAGCAGGCCAGCGAAGCCTTGCAGCGAGAGATCGACGAACGCAAGCAACTGGAAGGCCAGTTGGTGCAGTCGGAAAAACTCGCCTCGCTGGGACAACTGGCGGCCGGTGTAGCCCATGAAATCAACAACCCGATCGGGTTCATTTCCTCCAACCTCGGCACCCTCGACGGTTACTTCCAGCAACTGCTGGCCATGCTCGGCGCCTATCACTCAGCCGGGCAGACCCTGGCTGCCGAGCCTGCCGCCCAGTTGCAACAAATGCGCGAGCACCTGGAAGTGGATTTTCTGCTGGAAGACATTCCGGTGCTGATCCGCGAGTCCAAGGAAGGCATCGGGCGGGTCGGGCAGATCGTCAAGGATCTCAAGGATTTCTCCCGAGTCGATACCCAGTTGCAATGGCAGTGGGCGAACCTGCAACAGGGCATCGATTCGACCCTGAACATCGTCGCCAGCGAACTCAAGTACAAGGCCGATGTGATCAAGGAGTATCAAGACCTTCCGGAGATCGAATGCCTGCCCTCGCAGATCAATCAGGTCATCATGAATCTGGTGATCAACGCGGCGCAGGCCATGGGTGCCGAGCGCGGCACCATCACCCTGCGCACTGCGGTGCAGGGGGAGTCGGCGATCATCGAAGTGGCCGACACCGGCTCGGGCATTGCCCCTGACACCCTGCAGAAAATCTTCGATCCGTTTTTCACCACCAAACCCGTGGGCCAGGGGACAGGGCTGGGCCTGTCCCTGTCCTATGGCATCGTGAAGAAACACGGCGGGGACATCTCGGTCCGCAGCACATTGGGCACCGGCACCACGTTTCGCGTGCAATTGCCCTTGCGTCAGACCCGGCCTGCGGCCTGAGTTCAGGTCGCTTCCTGGAAATCCATTTCCGGTGGCTGGCGACGGAAACCGCCGGTCAGCACCGCCAGATACACCACGCCAATCGCCAGCCAGCTGAGGCCCAGATACACCGCCAGGTGATCGAGGCTGACCATCAACCACAAGTCCGCGACCAGGCCGATGAACGGGAACACCAGAAACAGCACCAGCTCGCGCAGGCCTTTCTTCTCGCCACCGATCCAGTAATGGAAGATCACCGACAGGTTGACCAGGCTGAACGCCAGGAACGCGCCGAAGTTGATGAACGAAGTCGAGGTGGTCACGTCGAGCTTCAGCGCCAGCAAGGCCACCACCGCGCAGAGCAGGATGCTGTTGACCGGCGTGCCAAAGCGCTCGTGCAAGGTGCCGAAGAATGACTTGGGCAACACGCCGTCGCGGCCCATCGCAAACAGCAGCCGCGAACCGCTGGCCTGGGCGGACAGACCCGAAGCGAACTGACCGACGATCAGGCCGATCAGGAAGATCGAGACGAACAGGTCACCACCGATGTTGCGTGCAATCTCGTAGGCCGCCGAGTCGACGCTGTCGAACTGGAACGACGGATGAGCGACCTGCACGAAGTACGACACGCCGACAAAAATCAGCCCGCCGATCAGGGTGATCAGCATGATCGCCCGAGGAATGGTGCGACGTGGATCGCGGGTTTCCTCGGTGAGAGTGCTGACCGCGTCGAAGCCGAGGAACGAGTAGCAGGCGATGGCCGCGCCGCTCATGATCAGCGGCATCTGCATGTCGCCGTTGAAGAACGGTTTGATCGACCACAGCGGCGTGCTGGCATCGCCGCCGACGTAATGCACGCACAGGGCGACGAACGCGACCAGCACCAGGAACTGCACCAGCATCAGCAAGGCGTTGATACCGTTGGCCAGTTTCAGGCCGATGATGTTGATCGCGCTGGTGATGCCGATGAACGCCAGCACCCAGATCCACTGCGGAATCGACGGGAAGGCCGAAGCAAGGTACGCAGCGCCGATCAACCAGATCGCCATCGGCAGAAACAGATAATCGAGCAGCACCGCCCAACCGGCGATGAAGCCGAGTTTCGGGCTGATGGCCTTGCGCACATAGCTGTAGGCCGAGCCGGCCACCGGGAACGCAGCAGCCATGCGGCCATAACTCATGGCGGTGAAGAACATCGCCACCAGTGCCGCCAGATACGCGGCGGGCACCATGCCGGCGGTGGACTGGGCGAGAATGCCGAACGTGCCGAGGACAATGATCGGCGTCATGTAGGCGATGCCGAACAGCACCACCGACCCTAGCGAGAGGGTGCGTTGCAAACGAGCCATGGGCGACTTACTCCGGATTTTATTGGATTTATGGCAGAGGCCGAGTTCGGCAAATGTTTCGGGTGTTGCGTTGTTGTTTTGGTCAAACAGGTGTGTTGTCTCTCAGGACGTCATCACGAGCCTGCTCGCGATGACGTCGGCCCGACCGACACAGACGTCGGATCAGCGCGAAGGGATCAGCAGCTCTCGTACTCCCGATGCGTGTTCAACCACCTTCCCCGGCAACCTCAACCGCTGATCATCCAGATACCGGTAATCCTTGCGCGCAAGCTCCAGCTGAGCGAAATCCAGCTCGACACTGAACCGTCCTTCCTCACGCCCGGCCTCGAACAGCACCGTGCCCAGCGGATCCACCAACGCACTGCCTCCGGCAAACATCAACCCGTCATCCCCCGCCTCCACGCGATTGACCATCAACGCAAACGCCTGGTTTTCCTGGGCCCGGGCCATGATCGCGGTGCGGTGGGTGGGCCCGTAAGGGTCCATGTTGCCGTTGGTGACGATCAGCAATTCAGCGCCCAGTTGCGCCAAGGCACGGGCCGACTCCGGGAACTCGATGTCGTAGCAGATCAGCAGGCCGACCCGCACACCGTTCCACAGACACGTGGCATAACGGTCGCCGGCCTCGAACACACCGCGATCCGAGGCCCAGAGGTGGGTCTTGCGGTATTTCAGGGCGATGCCCTCGGGGGTGATCAGCAGCGTGGTGTTGTAGAAGCGGCCGTTGTCGTTTTCGGCCATGCCGATCACCACGGCGACGTTGCGTTCGCGGGCTGCGGCCTGCACCGCGCTGACGGTCGGCCCGTCCAGCGGCTCGGCGATCTGCGCCACGGTGTCGGCGGTCGGGAAGCCCATCAGGTGGGTTTCGGGGAACACGATCAGTTGCGTGTCGGCGGCGCAGGCTGCAATCGCTGCGAGGGCGCGTTCGAGGTTGTACGCCGTGTCTTTGTCACGGCCCGCCAGTTGGGCGAGTTCGACTTTCATGGGGAGTCCTTGTTATGAGCGCCGGGCGCCGAAAGATTGCCCGGCGGCTGTCTGTGGGCCAGTATGCTTGGCATTCGACTGGCCAGGGAATTACGCGGCCGGGGTAACCCGATAGGGGTAGAGGCATGACTCTTTCGTTTGACGACATCACCTGGCACCGCGCCGTCGGGCAGTTGATCGACGCCCTCGACAAGCCGAATTTCTGGGCGCAGCTGGTGCGCCTGCTCGACCAGTACGTGCCGTTCGATAGCTGGGTGGCGCTGCTGTTCAGCGCCGACCGACACCCTCAGGTGTTCGCCGAATGCCCGGGCGAAGACGGCAGCCCCGACCAGTTGTTCCAGGATTACCTGCGCGGGTTGTACCTGCTCGACCCGTTCTACATTGCCTGTCGCGAGCAATCGCGCACCGGGCTGTATCGCCTGTCGGAGGTCGCGCCGGAGCACTTCGAACTGACCGAGTATTACCAGCGATACTTTCGTCTGAATGTGGTGGCTGACGAAATCCAGTTCAATTGCCACCTCGAAGGTGACCGCACCCTGTGCCTGTCACTGGGCAGCAAGCAGCGTTTCAGTGGCGAGCAGATCGCCCTGCTGTCACTGATCCAGCCGTGGGTGCTTGGCCTGCTGCGCCAGCGCCTGCCCTACGAAATCAATGAAATCGTCGCCCTCGCCCCGTCACCGGCGCAACCGGACTGGCGGGTGCAGCTCGAAGCGTCGGTGCAGCAACTCAAGGGCGCGCAACTGACCGCCCGGGAACTGGATGTCGGGCGTTTGATGCTCAGCGGTTGCTCCAGTAAAGAAATCGCCCGTAAGCTGGAAATCTCTGTTGAAACCGTGAAAGTCCATAAGAAACACATGTACAGCAAGCTGGGGATCAAATCCCAGTCGGAGCTGTTTTCGATCTTTCTGCAGGCGCAGAACGCCTGACTGCCGCAAAAAACCGTCCGAACCAAGGAAACCGTATGAGCCTGTCACTCCTGAGCCGCTACGCCTTCTTTGCCGTCTGCGTGATTTTCACCCTCGCCAGCCTGCCCTTTCTCGACCATGACTGGTTGTGGCCGATCACGGCCGTCACCGGGGTGCTGAGCCTGCTCGGTCTGTTTGACCTGATGCAGAGCCCCCACGCGGTGCGCCGCAATTACCCGATCCTCGGCAACATCCGTTATCTGGTCGAGGGTATTCGCCCGGAGATCCGCCAGTACCTGCTGGAATCCGACAGCGACGCCCTGCCCTTCTCCCGCGCACAGCGTTCGCTGGTGTACTCGAGGGCAAAAAATGAAACCGCCGACAAACCCTTCGGCACGCTGATCGATGTGTATCAGTCCGGCTTCGAATTCATCGGCCACTCGATGCGCCCGGCGCCATTGAGCGACCCGAACAGCTTTCGCGTCACCGTTGGCGGCCCGCAATGCACCCAGCCGTATTCGGCGTCGGTGTTCAACATCTCGGCCATGAGTTTTGGCTCCCTCAGCGCCAACGCGATCCGCGCGCTGAACCAGGGTGCGAAACTCGGCAACTTCGCCCACGACACCGGCGAAGGAAGCATCAGCCCTTATCACCGCGAACACGGCGGCGACCTGACCTGGGAACTGGGCAGCGGCTACTTCGGCTGCCGCACCAGCGACGGCCGTTTCGACCCGGAACGCTTCGCCGCCCAGGCGCAAACTCCGCAAGTGCGGATGATCGAAATCAAGATGAGCCAGGGCGCCAAACCCGGCCACGGCGGGATTCTGCCCAAGCACAAGGTCACCCAGGAAATTGCCGACACCCGCGGCATTTCCATGGGCGAAGACTGCATCTCACCGTCCCGCCACAGTGCGTTCTCCACGCCGATCGAGATGATGCATTTCATCCAGCAATTGCGTGAACTGTCCGGCGGCAAACCGGTGGGCTTCAAGTTCTGCCTCGGCCATCCGTGGGAGTTCATGGGCATCGCCAAGGCCATGCTGGAAACCGGCATCCTGCCGGACTTCATCGTGGTCGACGGCAAGGAAGGCGGCACTGGCGCGGCGCCGGTGGAGTTCACCGACCACATCGGCGTGCCGATGCGCGAAGGCCTGCTGTTCGTCCACAACACCCTGGTGGGCCTGAATCTGCGGGACAAGATCAAGCTCGGCGCCAGCGGCAAGATCGTCAGCGCCTTCGACATCGCCAGCGTGCTGGCCATCGGCGCCGACTGGGCCAACTCCGCGCGCGGCTTCATGTTCGCCATCGGCTGCATCCAGTCGCAAAGCTGCCACACCAACAAATGCCCGACCGGCGTCGCCACTCAGGACAATCTTCGCCAACGTGCGCTGGTGGTGCCGGACAAGGCCCAGCGGGTCTACAACTTCCATCGCAATACGTTGAAGGCCCTGGCGGAAATGCTTGCCGCCGCTGGCCTCGAACATCCCTCACAACTGTCGGCCAAACACCTGGTACGGCGCATGTCGGCCACTGAAATCAAACTGTTTTCGCAGTTGCATGTGTTCTTGAAACCGGGGGAATTGCTCACCGGGGAAGTGAACGGCGAGTTCTATTCGCGGATGTGGCAGATGGCTAGGGCGGACAGTTTTGAGCCGCAGGACATCGCGGCTGCCTAGCGGTAACGCTCACCAACTCAAGAGCCGGCCATGGGGCGGCTCCTTCATGACAATGAAACCGTAATCGCCGATCAGGTAGATGCGGTAATAGAGGCTATCCACCAACGCTGGAAAACCCTGATAGCCGACGCGAGTAGCGTTGCGCCGTTCACGTTCTGCGACCACGTTGGTGATGCCGGCCGAGGGCAGGTTTTCGGCGAGCATGAAGTAGTCAATGTTCAGCAGATAGCGCAGTACCGGCAACTGTTTGAACGTGCCCGTCGCATTCGCCAGCCAGCGGTCGGAGTAAGTGACCGACATATAAATCCGCTTGGCGTCGCGCAATTCGCGATGGGCAGAAATGTCGTGACTGAGGCTGTAGAGAGCGCTGCTGGCGAAGGTTTTTTCCATTGTCAGCACCCGCCCGTAAGCGAAGGACAGCGACAGCGTGGCCAGAAGCGGAATCGCCAACAACAGGGGCAGCCGCGAGTGCAGCGACGTCAGTCCGATACAGGCCATATAAAACAGCAACATCAACAGCACGCCGAACCCTATCAGGGTTCGTGCACCTTCGTTGAAGTCGCGAAACAACAGCGTCATCCCCGGCACCAGCAA
This genomic window contains:
- a CDS encoding carbon-nitrogen hydrolase family protein; translation: MKVELAQLAGRDKDTAYNLERALAAIAACAADTQLIVFPETHLMGFPTADTVAQIAEPLDGPTVSAVQAAARERNVAVVIGMAENDNGRFYNTTLLITPEGIALKYRKTHLWASDRGVFEAGDRYATCLWNGVRVGLLICYDIEFPESARALAQLGAELLIVTNGNMDPYGPTHRTAIMARAQENQAFALMVNRVEAGDDGLMFAGGSALVDPLGTVLFEAGREEGRFSVELDFAQLELARKDYRYLDDQRLRLPGKVVEHASGVRELLIPSR
- a CDS encoding response regulator transcription factor, whose protein sequence is MTLSFDDITWHRAVGQLIDALDKPNFWAQLVRLLDQYVPFDSWVALLFSADRHPQVFAECPGEDGSPDQLFQDYLRGLYLLDPFYIACREQSRTGLYRLSEVAPEHFELTEYYQRYFRLNVVADEIQFNCHLEGDRTLCLSLGSKQRFSGEQIALLSLIQPWVLGLLRQRLPYEINEIVALAPSPAQPDWRVQLEASVQQLKGAQLTARELDVGRLMLSGCSSKEIARKLEISVETVKVHKKHMYSKLGIKSQSELFSIFLQAQNA
- a CDS encoding ATP-binding protein, producing MSELSNRRILLIDDMPSIHEDFRKILAPTQAQSAELDEMEAALFGAPAKPRRATFELDSAYGGEEGLAKLNLALQEQCPYALAFVDMRMPDGWDGAKTIEHLWQQDPQLQVVVCTAYSDYSWDELLDRLHAHDRLLILKKPFDNIEVQQMANTLLTKWQMTERASLQMHHLEHLVDQRTAQFKQASEALQREIDERKQLEGQLVQSEKLASLGQLAAGVAHEINNPIGFISSNLGTLDGYFQQLLAMLGAYHSAGQTLAAEPAAQLQQMREHLEVDFLLEDIPVLIRESKEGIGRVGQIVKDLKDFSRVDTQLQWQWANLQQGIDSTLNIVASELKYKADVIKEYQDLPEIECLPSQINQVIMNLVINAAQAMGAERGTITLRTAVQGESAIIEVADTGSGIAPDTLQKIFDPFFTTKPVGQGTGLGLSLSYGIVKKHGGDISVRSTLGTGTTFRVQLPLRQTRPAA
- a CDS encoding FMN-binding glutamate synthase family protein, with the protein product MSLSLLSRYAFFAVCVIFTLASLPFLDHDWLWPITAVTGVLSLLGLFDLMQSPHAVRRNYPILGNIRYLVEGIRPEIRQYLLESDSDALPFSRAQRSLVYSRAKNETADKPFGTLIDVYQSGFEFIGHSMRPAPLSDPNSFRVTVGGPQCTQPYSASVFNISAMSFGSLSANAIRALNQGAKLGNFAHDTGEGSISPYHREHGGDLTWELGSGYFGCRTSDGRFDPERFAAQAQTPQVRMIEIKMSQGAKPGHGGILPKHKVTQEIADTRGISMGEDCISPSRHSAFSTPIEMMHFIQQLRELSGGKPVGFKFCLGHPWEFMGIAKAMLETGILPDFIVVDGKEGGTGAAPVEFTDHIGVPMREGLLFVHNTLVGLNLRDKIKLGASGKIVSAFDIASVLAIGADWANSARGFMFAIGCIQSQSCHTNKCPTGVATQDNLRQRALVVPDKAQRVYNFHRNTLKALAEMLAAAGLEHPSQLSAKHLVRRMSATEIKLFSQLHVFLKPGELLTGEVNGEFYSRMWQMARADSFEPQDIAAA
- a CDS encoding APC family permease: MARLQRTLSLGSVVLFGIAYMTPIIVLGTFGILAQSTAGMVPAAYLAALVAMFFTAMSYGRMAAAFPVAGSAYSYVRKAISPKLGFIAGWAVLLDYLFLPMAIWLIGAAYLASAFPSIPQWIWVLAFIGITSAINIIGLKLANGINALLMLVQFLVLVAFVALCVHYVGGDASTPLWSIKPFFNGDMQMPLIMSGAAIACYSFLGFDAVSTLTEETRDPRRTIPRAIMLITLIGGLIFVGVSYFVQVAHPSFQFDSVDSAAYEIARNIGGDLFVSIFLIGLIVGQFASGLSAQASGSRLLFAMGRDGVLPKSFFGTLHERFGTPVNSILLCAVVALLALKLDVTTSTSFINFGAFLAFSLVNLSVIFHYWIGGEKKGLRELVLFLVFPFIGLVADLWLMVSLDHLAVYLGLSWLAIGVVYLAVLTGGFRRQPPEMDFQEAT